A single candidate division SR1 bacterium Aalborg_AAW-1 DNA region contains:
- the recJ gene encoding Single-stranded-DNA-specific exonuclease RecJ, whose translation MNYRLLTENHTSPLLDRLLSVRGVFEEHESFLNPTLSENRGDSFNLNDMDKGTDILIQAMKDRKSICIFGDYDVDGVTSSYLMYLLLSQYLKYPKVKIMYPDRLKDGYGMKIHHVDTMKAAGHDLIITVDNGITSIQEMIHAKNLGMQVIITDHHKALEIIPEADAVINPQISNNYEFKGLCGAGVVFKFTHALLKKSTLSPEQQQSIMNHFLPIVSIATVADCVPLLGENRAIVKRGLAQMTRRKYILPSLDGLLDFVNISGPLKSFHIGFVIGPRINAGGRLATGYDSLKTLLFTGEKQIEALKNLDTINDERKKLQKDALELCLEQIDVQQSILIATDPSFHEGIVGIVAGRITEKYNKPSIVLHISSEKNIAVGSLRGPDHFDVMKMMQRIQTQSYGKGKESDKGILIRFGGHKQAGGLSIHLDDLGILKQLAQDYASSTITAQQEKKQINVDTILHAHEWNETTLKPLDQMEPFGKSNEEPIFALQNTLIKGVETVGTRGKGHLKITLNHEGKHIEALYRSKGDRGEEFSLGSQIDIIGKVKFDHYKQQHYIDGTLLDNEENPDLINEEESE comes from the coding sequence ATGAACTACAGACTCTTAACAGAAAACCATACTAGCCCACTACTTGATCGTCTCCTCTCTGTAAGATGAGTGTTTGAAGAACATGAAAGTTTTCTCAATCCTACACTCAGTGAGAACCGATGAGATTCTTTTAATCTCAATGATATGGATAAAGGTACAGATATTCTTATTCAAGCTATGAAAGATCGTAAATCTATTTGTATATTTGGAGACTACGATGTCGATGGTGTTACTTCAAGCTATCTTATGTACTTACTATTATCACAATATCTTAAGTATCCTAAAGTAAAAATAATGTATCCTGACAGATTGAAAGACGGTTATGGTATGAAAATACATCATGTCGATACTATGAAAGCAGCTGGTCATGATCTTATTATCACAGTAGATAATGGTATCACCAGCATTCAAGAAATGATCCATGCCAAAAATCTTGGCATGCAAGTTATCATAACAGATCACCACAAAGCTCTTGAAATCATACCAGAAGCTGATGCTGTCATCAATCCTCAAATTTCAAACAACTATGAATTTAAATGACTATGTTGAGCAGGAGTGGTATTTAAGTTTACTCATGCTTTACTAAAAAAAAGTACTCTTTCTCCAGAACAACAACAATCAATCATGAATCATTTTTTACCTATTGTATCAATAGCTACCGTAGCTGACTGTGTTCCACTCTTAGGAGAAAATAGAGCAATTGTTAAAAGATGACTAGCTCAGATGACAAGAAGAAAATATATATTACCATCTCTCGATTGATTGCTTGATTTCGTGAACATTTCCTGACCATTAAAAAGTTTTCACATAGGTTTTGTGATAGGACCAAGGATTAATGCATGATGAAGGTTAGCTACAGGATATGATAGTCTAAAAACATTACTCTTTACTGGAGAGAAGCAAATTGAAGCATTAAAAAATCTTGATACAATAAATGATGAAAGGAAAAAACTACAAAAAGATGCATTAGAATTATGCCTTGAACAAATAGATGTACAACAATCTATTCTTATCGCAACAGATCCATCATTTCACGAAGGTATTGTAGGTATTGTGGCAGGTAGAATTACAGAAAAATATAATAAGCCTTCTATTGTCCTTCATATCAGTTCAGAAAAAAATATTGCAGTTTGAAGTCTTAGAGGACCAGATCACTTTGATGTCATGAAAATGATGCAACGAATACAAACACAATCATATGGAAAATGAAAAGAGTCAGATAAAGGTATTTTAATAAGATTTGGTGGACACAAACAAGCTTGATGACTGAGTATTCATCTGGATGATCTCTGAATACTAAAGCAATTAGCACAAGACTATGCTTCATCAACTATTACAGCACAACAAGAGAAAAAACAAATCAATGTTGATACCATTCTCCACGCTCATGAGTGGAATGAAACAACACTCAAACCACTTGACCAAATGGAACCATTTGGGAAAAGCAATGAAGAACCCATATTTGCATTACAAAACACTCTCATAAAGTGAGTAGAGACAGTAGGAACAAGAGGAAAGTGACATCTTAAAATCACTCTCAATCATGAATGAAAGCACATTGAAGCACTTTATCGATCAAAAGGAGATAGGTGAGAAGAGTTTTCACTATGATCTCAAATTGACATTATTGGAAAAGTAAAATTTGATCATTATAAACAACAACATTATATTGATGGAACATTATTAGATAATGAAGAAAATCCAGATCTCATCAATGAAGAAGAAAGCGAATAA
- the nth gene encoding Endonuclease III: protein MQKKNIDIFFTTLQKLYPENRTDLIWKTPWQLLVAVVMSAQTTDKQVNNVTKHFFDNIQTPYDTLQLSLEQRSQLIKGVNYAPTKARNLYTTAQMLTEGRTHPNYHIPDTLSDLIKLSGVGEKTAKVILHVLYNTNDIAVDTHVHRVMNRIGLVNTASPIQTSKIIDNAIPKRYAYIAHHTLIFFGRYHCLARKPKCESCPFTSFCRYYKNNINS from the coding sequence ATGCAAAAAAAAAATATTGATATTTTCTTTACTACATTACAAAAACTCTATCCAGAAAATCGTACTGATCTCATCTGGAAAACTCCTTGGCAACTCCTCGTGGCTGTCGTAATGTCTGCTCAAACAACAGATAAACAAGTTAACAATGTTACCAAGCATTTTTTCGATAATATACAAACACCTTATGATACTCTACAACTCTCACTAGAGCAACGATCTCAACTCATCAAATGAGTCAACTATGCTCCAACGAAAGCTAGAAATCTCTATACAACAGCTCAAATGCTGACTGAAGGTCGTACACATCCGAACTATCACATACCGGATACTCTGTCAGATCTCATCAAACTTTCCTGAGTTGGAGAGAAGACAGCAAAAGTTATCCTTCATGTCTTATATAACACCAATGACATTGCCGTAGATACTCATGTACATCGTGTCATGAATAGGATTGGACTCGTAAATACAGCATCACCAATTCAAACATCAAAAATCATTGATAATGCTATACCAAAACGTTATGCTTATATAGCACATCACACGTTGATCTTCTTCGGACGTTATCATTGTCTTGCTCGTAAACCCAAATGCGAATCATGTCCCTTTACTTCGTTCTGTAGATATTACAAAAACAATATAAATTCTTAA
- the bcrC gene encoding Undecaprenyl-diphosphatase BcrC has protein sequence MQETIILTLNNMMASSPLLITLIPILGDVFVFSYPIYLIYLYFSHPENMSRWKKIFHISEEKTQKNNALTIFFAAATGVIMNYIIKFFVTEQRPYHVIDLAVNPKESLILKSIPTDSFPSDHATVGMSIALTTLILGYRYHNTQMIKIGWIFIAFTLIMNISRITIGVHRPADILGGMGIGIIAALLLTYDPVYNFLSKKIYTPVMRFQEYIFGKIMK, from the coding sequence ATGCAAGAAACAATTATCCTAACACTCAACAACATGATGGCATCATCACCATTACTTATCACCCTTATTCCAATTCTAGGAGATGTTTTTGTCTTCTCTTATCCAATTTACCTCATATATCTGTATTTCTCACATCCAGAAAATATGAGTCGATGGAAGAAGATTTTTCATATATCAGAAGAAAAAACTCAAAAAAATAATGCCCTGACTATCTTCTTCGCTGCTGCTACAGGAGTAATTATGAACTACATTATCAAATTTTTTGTTACAGAACAGAGACCCTATCATGTTATCGACCTTGCAGTAAATCCCAAAGAGTCACTTATTCTCAAAAGTATTCCTACAGATTCCTTTCCCTCTGATCATGCTACAGTAGGAATGAGTATTGCACTCACTACGCTCATCTTAGGATACAGATATCATAACACTCAGATGATTAAAATTGGTTGGATATTTATTGCCTTTACGCTCATCATGAATATCTCTCGTATCACTATCGGTGTCCATCGACCAGCAGATATTCTCTGAGGTATGGGAATAGGTATCATAGCAGCTCTTCTACTGACATATGATCCAGTTTATAATTTTTTGAGTAAAAAAATATATACTCCTGTTATGAGATTTCAGGAATATATATTTGGAAAGATTATGAAATAA